Proteins encoded by one window of Aphis gossypii isolate Hap1 chromosome X, ASM2018417v2, whole genome shotgun sequence:
- the LOC126552389 gene encoding uncharacterized protein LOC126552389, which produces MVLKFYELKHYLNGAMRNKLVAVIIKDQIQNNENLNRTRFIELAKGIEELFPSETEELYFIPYCKEGNIISPNRRKLYDKFCNIKKEITKISGTKRKHINIWIVMTIVYTVVCTKDYEDSLIWLRNNVGPDNILHNLWKETSGYRLKDRNINMMTTYLGLSKPTGHILNFNDLKTVFSNKVDKAFSLGLMVQPFVVYVGDGCSFNEKSSNAPFSFYTIINETHFKVETILKAFDVCFKSFHTLNLKYPFEAEQIWRFMQVYFYEIPESRVEKKFLSVKSLIKDLNNL; this is translated from the exons AtggttttaaagttttatgaattaaaacattatttaaatggcGCTATGAGAAACAAATTGGtagctgtaataataaaagaccaaattcaaaacaatgaGAATTTAAATAGGACAAGATTTATTGAATTAGCCAAGG GAATTGAAGAATTATTTCCATCTGAAACCGAAGAGTTGTACTTTATACCCTATTGTAAAGAgggaaatattattagtccTAATAGGAGAAAACTGTATGATAAAttctgtaatataaaaaaagaaattacaaaaataagtgGTACGAAAAGGAAACATATTAACATTTGGATT gtaatgaCTATTGTATATACAGTTGTTTGTACCAAAGATTATGAAGACTCATTAATATGGCTACGAAACAATGTTGGACCAGACAATATTCTACATAATTTATGGAAAGAAACATCAGGATATCGGTTAAAAgacagaaatattaatatgatgacAACATATTTAGGTCTGAGCAAACCCACTGGACATATTTTG aatttcaaTGATTTGAAAActgtattttcaaataaggTTGACAAGGCATTTTCATTGGGCTTGATGGTACAACCATTTGTTGTTTATGTTGGTGATGGCTGcagttttaatgaaaaatcatcTAATGCTCCATTTTCATTCTACACAATTATAAACGAGACTCATTTCAAAGTGGAAACTATTTTGAAGGCGTTTGATGTCTGCTTCAAAAGCTTTCATACGCTAAATCTTAAGTATCCATTTGAAGCAGAACAAATTTGGCGATTTATGcaagtatatttttacgaaataccaGAAAGTAGGGTTGAAAAAAAGTTCTTAAGTGTTAAAAGTCTcattaaagatttaaataatttataa